A single region of the Elusimicrobiota bacterium genome encodes:
- a CDS encoding AMP nucleosidase — translation MLDDNLEKEAMEQINTFSRDRVGISTLERYTGSMKDEFQPYILLSNFKHYVNIFSKKFHVAIRQGSVMRSCHSLKNKISIIDYSVGSPVAALITELISFVCPNAVLMLGMCGGLRNEYEVGDFFNPVAAIRGEGTSNDYMPPQVPALSSFVIQRYVCEELERRELKYHNGVIHTTNVRFWEFNEEFKKVLITERVQAVDMECATLFTVGFAKLVPMGALMLISDLPLKPGGVKTKESARVVFQKYTGTHLDTGIMVLKNIQSAESKGLAYHF, via the coding sequence ATGTTGGATGATAATCTTGAGAAAGAGGCGATGGAACAGATAAATACGTTTTCCCGTGACCGTGTGGGGATAAGTACGCTTGAACGTTATACCGGCAGTATGAAGGATGAGTTTCAGCCGTATATTTTGTTGTCCAACTTTAAGCATTATGTAAATATATTCAGTAAAAAGTTTCATGTAGCTATCCGTCAGGGGTCTGTTATGCGGTCATGTCATTCGCTAAAGAATAAAATATCAATCATAGATTACAGTGTTGGTTCGCCTGTCGCTGCGTTGATTACCGAACTTATATCTTTTGTATGCCCCAATGCTGTGTTGATGCTTGGCATGTGCGGCGGGTTGCGTAACGAGTATGAAGTTGGCGATTTTTTTAATCCCGTAGCGGCGATCCGCGGGGAAGGAACTTCAAACGATTATATGCCCCCGCAGGTACCGGCATTGAGTTCGTTTGTGATCCAGCGGTATGTATGCGAGGAACTTGAACGCCGGGAGTTGAAGTATCATAATGGCGTTATTCACACGACAAATGTACGGTTCTGGGAGTTCAACGAAGAGTTTAAGAAAGTGTTGATAACGGAACGCGTACAGGCGGTTGATATGGAATGCGCGACGTTGTTCACTGTGGGATTTGCAAAATTAGTTCCCATGGGCGCCTTGATGCTGATCTCCGACTTGCCGTTAAAGCCCGGGGGGGTTAAGACTAAAGAAAGCGCAAGGGTTGTATTCCAGAAATATACAGGGACGCATCTGGATACAGGTATCATGGTACTAAAGAATATTCAATCCGCTGAAAGCAAAGGGTTGGCGTACCATTTTTAA
- a CDS encoding acyl-CoA dehydratase activase-related protein, with protein MSKKIGIPSALVNNYYRSYWRTFFTEIGMEVVESGKTTKAIVNKGVRYAVPEICVPIKIYMGHVIELMGRGVDYIYVPRLVALRDRETFCPKFLGLPDMLKFTIPELEQKLLTHDIETQDEDIGTSKNYLELGRRLCVEDKVIKTAVKAASAKWYEFRKECLKGYDCNQANSIVLNNKKIEINKVYPVKLGVIGYVYNVYDNYISMDVLDRLESLGVGYETFEMLGYKKRDKQMKRFRKPLFWTFSNKLLSAGYHFFEDPGIAGVIHVTAFACGPDSFLGKMLELDSEKYKKPFMTIRVDEHTGENHLQTRVEAFVDMILRKKNENNIPVHG; from the coding sequence GTGTCAAAAAAAATAGGTATTCCATCGGCGTTAGTGAATAATTATTACCGGTCATACTGGAGAACATTTTTCACTGAAATCGGGATGGAAGTCGTTGAGTCAGGGAAAACTACGAAGGCAATTGTAAATAAAGGCGTGAGGTACGCGGTACCCGAGATTTGTGTACCCATAAAAATTTATATGGGGCACGTAATTGAACTTATGGGCCGCGGGGTTGACTATATATATGTTCCCCGCTTAGTTGCGTTGCGTGACAGGGAAACGTTTTGCCCGAAATTCTTGGGGTTGCCGGATATGCTGAAATTTACAATCCCGGAACTTGAACAAAAACTTCTTACACATGATATTGAAACCCAGGATGAAGATATAGGTACTTCAAAAAATTATCTTGAACTCGGGCGGAGGCTTTGTGTGGAAGATAAGGTTATTAAAACCGCAGTTAAAGCTGCATCGGCTAAATGGTACGAATTCCGCAAGGAGTGTCTTAAGGGGTATGATTGTAATCAGGCGAATAGTATTGTGTTGAATAATAAAAAAATTGAAATAAATAAGGTATACCCTGTTAAACTCGGCGTTATAGGGTATGTGTATAACGTGTATGACAATTATATAAGCATGGATGTCCTGGACCGGTTAGAGAGTCTCGGGGTGGGGTATGAAACATTTGAGATGCTGGGGTATAAGAAAAGGGATAAGCAGATGAAACGTTTCCGTAAACCGTTATTCTGGACTTTCAGTAATAAACTTTTATCCGCGGGATACCATTTTTTTGAAGATCCGGGGATTGCCGGGGTGATTCATGTAACCGCATTTGCCTGCGGGCCGGACTCGTTTCTTGGCAAGATGCTGGAACTTGATTCTGAGAAGTATAAGAAACCCTTTATGACAATCCGTGTGGATGAACATACCGGAGAGAATCATCTGCAGACACGGGTGGAGGCGTTTGTCGATATGATATTAAGGAAGAAGAATGAAAATAACATTCCCGTACATGGGTAA